One genomic segment of Planctomycetia bacterium includes these proteins:
- a CDS encoding DUF1214 domain-containing protein, giving the protein MVLQSETYRGFVILRSNFKSRSDADIQSAVEHGKRVKLYPLGGNPESTVYVDVYDKPFDATIPYDATFFELLNRFVQFEPWLTRDKAMIDSLKTIGIEKGKPYALDDATKRILTDAVREAHEVIAAKYERGFVPPFFAGTHWAVPIQPETRDGLSSMFADPNEYGLDGRAVMYHMAYFSPKHFGRGQFYLINISDREGRPLEGNKTYRLTVPANAPVEQYWSATAYDRETHALIRGVSRPSLASNDTAVRKNDDGSVDIYFGPTAPAGIESNWVPTDPKRRFELLFRLYGPKKELFEKTWKLPDIELVN; this is encoded by the coding sequence ATCGTGCTACAGTCGGAAACGTATCGCGGCTTCGTGATCCTGCGGTCGAACTTCAAGAGCCGTAGCGACGCCGACATTCAGTCCGCCGTCGAACACGGGAAGCGGGTAAAGCTTTATCCCTTGGGCGGAAATCCCGAATCGACGGTGTATGTAGACGTGTACGACAAGCCCTTCGACGCGACGATCCCGTACGACGCAACCTTCTTCGAGTTGTTGAATCGTTTCGTGCAGTTCGAGCCGTGGCTGACGCGCGACAAAGCGATGATCGATTCGCTCAAGACGATCGGCATCGAAAAGGGTAAACCGTATGCACTCGACGACGCGACGAAGCGCATCCTCACCGACGCGGTGCGAGAAGCGCATGAAGTGATCGCAGCGAAGTACGAACGCGGCTTCGTCCCACCGTTCTTCGCCGGCACGCACTGGGCAGTGCCGATCCAGCCGGAGACGCGAGACGGGCTGAGTTCGATGTTCGCCGACCCGAACGAGTATGGGCTCGACGGTCGTGCGGTGATGTACCACATGGCTTATTTCAGCCCCAAGCATTTCGGTAGAGGACAGTTCTACCTCATCAACATCAGCGACCGCGAAGGCCGACCGCTTGAGGGAAACAAAACGTATCGCTTGACGGTGCCCGCAAACGCGCCGGTCGAACAATACTGGTCGGCGACGGCTTACGACCGCGAGACGCATGCTTTGATCCGCGGAGTCTCTCGCCCGAGTCTAGCGTCGAACGATACAGCGGTACGGAAGAACGACGACGGTTCGGTCGACATCTATTTCGGCCCCACCGCACCCGCGGGAATAGAATCGAACTGGGTACCGACCGATCCGAAGCGGCGGTTCGAGCTGTTGTTCCGGCTCTACGGTCCGAAAAAAGAACTCTTCGAGAAGACGTGGAAGCT